In Melospiza melodia melodia isolate bMelMel2 chromosome 5, bMelMel2.pri, whole genome shotgun sequence, the DNA window GGTGTAATCCTGGCAAGGGAACTTCAGTGGGAACTGCCCATCAGATCTAGTGCCTCAGGAGAGCTATTCAAATCCATGGTTATGGTAAAGACAGATTCTGAGGCACCATTTAGTGGGAAACTTAATGAGATGCATCTCCTGGGGGTAAATAAGCCCTGTCTTCCCAGCTAGAGGAGTTGAGCAATTTGGTCAAGGACAGAATGTCTGAGCCAGGGAGTAAAAACCATTGTGTGCCTGGCCAAAACTACCCCATTGCGGGTGGATTCATTTATGTTTGAAAATAAGCCTATGCCATGACCCTTGGAGAAGAAATTAATCTAAGAATACATTACTTCCTATCTCTAGGAAGCAGTTGACTAGGCCAGATACATGCCAGAGGGTGAAGCAGCCAGGAGGCAGAGACTTACCTTTTCTTGGCAGTGGCTTCTTTGCTGAAATCTTTTCTGCAGcagcttctctttcctcccaccgTCTGATCTGTTCCTGCCTCATCTTGAAGAAGAGGATCTGCTTCTGCTCCTCGCTGAGTTCTGCCAGCAGCTCCGGATCGATGTACATGTCTGATAATATCTGTTTCAGCATGGCTGCAGGTTTCACTTACGCACGTTCGTGGCGATAATCTTCAGGGATCGGATCCTCTTCCAGGCTCCGACAAGAAAGAGTGCCTGCCCGTCTGAGACTGAAGCAGGAATGCAGGCGTGCCAGAGCAATTATACTTctgtctctttcctttttttttttttttagctcagaCTTCCTGTGCAGACCAAAAAAAGTAAATAAGTACCTTAAAACCTGCTGTTAAGATTCCTTGGAATAAGAGGTGAGCTCAGCTCCCATGCAGCCCCTGCCGCTCTGCAGGGAGAGCTGGCCAGAAGGGGCGAGGCCTGGAGTGGGGAGGTTGTGTTGATACTGTGATAAACCCGGCCGATAGTATATCAAAGAGAGAGAGCGCTGCCTGTTAGTCATCAGAGGTGCGGCTTGGCTGTGCTCAAGCAAACATTCTTGCTGGGCAGGGAATCAATGAACCCATGACTAGATGGCTCCTCCTCCTTCCAAACAGGAAAGCTTTGATGATTGAAAGCCCAGCCTGCCTCATTTTACCAAAGAAAGACAGGGAGGACATTCGACTCTGCTTTTGAGCTGGGAGCGGGAATTTTGGAGTGCTCCCGTCCATCAAAGTCAGCCTCTCAGCAAGTCAAGGGAGCACAAGGAGTGCAGCTGGTTTGATGAAAGGCCATTTGGATAGCCAGTGTCCTAGACAGCTTCTGCTATGACACATCTTGCTGATGCACCTCCCACGTGGTGAGCCTGGCATGGGACATCGTTGTCTGACAGGATGAAGCTGATGGGGAGAAGGGGCATCCCTGTTCCTGCCCAGGATACAGGCTCATGTCCACAGCATGCTAGCAAGGTACGAACACCGGCACAGCCTTGCTTTGTGCTCATGGATTTACATTTACAACAGAGATTTCACTGGAAAATTGAAAACTCTCCTGTCACTTGGGAAGGTGACAGATGAGAAAGTAGAAATGTGGACTAAAGACCTTGAAAACAACTATTTTCCTTATCTTATCTGGATAACTCGTGGAGATCAGGAGATTGGCAGTGCTTTTGGTGACATGGAGAGGCTGACAGTCACGTATTAAGTGCAACACCAGAGCAGGGTGGCTGACTGGCCACAAGTGGCAGGGACTTTCTGGACAAATTCTTGAGAAGTGTTTCTATTGGAGTACAAAGAAAATTAAAGCAGTGGTTTTGTTCATGTCCTTCTGCACAAATCCTGGGAGTCTGAGGAACAAGCATGTCAGAACCTAGCACAGTAGGTGGTAGGCAGAGGGTTATCGAGGCAGTAATGTGGAAATGCAAAGGACACAGACATGGCAGGACCTGTGCTAGGGTGAAGGGGGAATACAAATTAAATGAAGTTAATGGGGTCAAATCAATTAGCCATCTTACAGAAGAGAGACTAAATTTCTAGGAACCCAAATGGTGGAAGAAAAGTGCTGGGAGCATCTTCTCAGTATGGCTGTTTGGCTTCTgacaagaaaaaaagcaaacaaggagGCAGCCAAGCCAGCAAGTGCAATACTGAAGCTTCCCAAGGAGCATGCACAGAGCACACAATTATTTAGATGAAATGGGACAGCACAACAGCAGCCATCATGAAGTCAGACTATCAGAACAGTATCTGCTGCGTTGGTCCACCTTTCTCCGTCTTGCACCCATGTTGGGAACAAGCAGTCTGTCCCAAGCATCCTCCTGCTTCTGAATATGGCTTGCCTTAAAACTGCCAGAGACACAGCTGGCTGGAGCCCCACTCCAGTGAAGTCCCCATGCACTTTCAGCAGGAGGAGCTTGGAGCAGGGGGAGGAGCTGTAGGCAGGGAGACAAATTGCTCCTCAAGGACCTCAAGGAAACAAGGGAGCAGATCATGGTCTCAGAAATGCATAGTCTGCAGCAGAGGCCAGGAGCAAGTCCTGGGGAGTGTGCAGTTACCAGGAGTTGGTGTTAAGTCTCTCATTTCTATTTTGTTTCTCTGATTACATAATACTTTCCCTATTAAAAATGTTAACTTCATTCTAGAAGAAACATGAAGCTGCTGTTCCAAACCAGTATCAGGATTTGGTTTAAACAATTTACTTTATTGattaaaaaaaaggtttttagGGGAGATGATCCGACTTGAGCAATGCTTTCTGAGTAACCCCCTGATGGCAGAGATTTTTCAGCTCAGCAGCCAGAGGGTCTTGGGCTGTCCTCGAGCCATGGAGACGGCAGATATAGAGGGGGAAGAGCTTCCTGGGACATGACACATGAGAATCCATCAGCAGAATGCATGCAGCAGCATGTCCACACTGCTCTGGCCTCTCAGGAGTTGGAATGGCTTTGCTATGGCATTAACTTGGGTAAACTTGAtgtgctttgccatatgccatgGTGACAAACTGGTCCCTCTTTTCATGTCTGGGCACACAGCGTGTTGACAAGATGGAAGGTGCTCAGCAAACAAGTTTCACAGTACCAATGCAGTTTTGCAGAGTTGGATTTCCTCATAATTTTGGTTGTAAGAGGAGACTTATAATGCTGTATTCCAAAGGTACCCTTTAAAGCACCAGCTGTTTTAACATAGGGAAATGACATAAGGATCTCAAGAGGTCTGCAATATTTCTGTGTTAGCAGTCATTTCAATAAAGGTGTAGGAGCTGGAAATCCTTGTAATCAGTCATATACCGTTCCCAAAATCTGAATCAAAGCCATGTTACTGACACCTGGCTGGAAGTGGTTTTGCAGATGCTGTTCCAGTAAATAGTATATTTACAGTTCAAACTTTGTGAAGACAAAGACTGCAGTAATGGCACAGGGACCTCCAAGCAGGTAACTTACAGGAAAACTATCGCAGAGGTCTTGTTAAGCTTTCTactgtttgcatttttttcatgGGAGTGGTAGGTGGGAGCTGGTTTTGCAGAGAAATAGAGATGGGAGTAGCCAAAATTAGCAAAAAACTAAGTGGGGGGATGTGGGAAGCCAAACCAGGGCTTTGGGGTTCTGCCACTCGTGTATAAGATACTCAGCCTGAAAGCTGTAAGGATAAACACAATTCAAAGGCTAAATGACCCTTCAAAATGTTAATGTCCCTCCAGTAGGAGATTTAAATGTCCTTCACACAACATTTAAATCTCCTACTGGAGGGCagcctctgctctgtgctcctgtaAATCATCTACCATGAACAGGGGAAGTAAGTCTATGAATACACATGAAAGTGCCATAGCTTTGAGAAGATCTGGCACAAGCTCCTGCTCACATGTGCAGCAGGTGACACTTTGGACACAACAGGCTCCCAAGGCACTCCCACCTGGCCATACTAGTCCTGGTCCTCACCATCAGCGCTGCCAGCAGAGGAGAAGTTTCTCCAAGAAAACAACAGACAGACAGAAAATCATAGATATGTGTTGTCATcatattgcaaaggttccataccttcttggtgatttctcatgggctctccttgcagcactgactccttcttctccacagtacagccaacaaactccatctctcttcacagcacaaccaactaCAACGCTCATCACCAGCTAACCCTTTTGTAGCACtcgtcttcttattggacacagctgtggcctatttaagggcaggcctgttcctaatctttggtgattagtacagctgcaactcctcaggtgtgagactaccttctgcactatcttcattttcttacattctatccctccacagatATGATTTTCACCAAGAAATCAAACAGCACAGTGTAAATGTGCTCATTTTGAGGGAGGCAGCTTACTCAACCTGCTGCACACATCTCCACTGTAAATGTGACAGTAACTGTAAATTTAAAATAACTCAAGAAACCCAACAGTGAGGAGGAAAGAGAATGTAAGAAAAGCTGCTTCAGGGTACAGGTTGATGACCTAAGAGGATTTCTATTCTCATAAAGTAGTTGTCCCCTTAAAAGGCAGATAAGAGCACTTTGCTCAGTAAATGGTGAACTACATTATTTTGAATCAAGAACTTCACTTTGGAGCTGATTATTTGTTTAGTAAGAGGTGGTTTCAGAGAGCCACTGGGAATTCTTTTCCCTGATCAAGAGGCTGGACTGTGAGAATGCAAATGAATTTCCTTTCACTTGCCAAACTAAGCCTTGCAGCACTAGGAAGCTCAAGTTTTTCTGGATTTCTCCAGTTCCAGCCACTCCAATGCCATCAGCTCTCTGCCAGATTTCATGAAggcatttctgatttttttcagaaGTGAAGCAAAGCAGAATTGCAAAATCCACCTGAAATCAGTGCAGCCAAAATAAATCACCACCCCAGCCTTGCTCTGAGTACACAGGCCTCCATGGGTTAACTGTTACACATTGGTTCGTGACATGCACTTGTGTCAGAAAACATTTATGTTAGCAGCTGCACCAGCAAGGTTAGTACCAAAACATCCTTCCGTGCTTTGGGGTTTGGCTgctcatttgtttgttttgttctttggggctttttataATCCTCATCCTGTTCTAAATAGGAGAGTGATTAATTCCTCTCTTTCTGTTTAATTTTGCTTCAGCctactgtttttgttttttattttagacGGAAGGAAAAACATCTAGTTTGGGTATAAGAGAAGGAAAGCACAACTGCACAAGCACAGCCCCCAAAAGCCAGAACCAGACCTGTTTGTATCTTAGCattatagaatggcttgggttggaaggcacctcaaagatcatctagttccaacccccctgccatggacagggccaCTACAGCAGGTTGCTCAAAGCAGCACCCAGcttggtcttgaacacttccagggatgttccagtgcctcagcacctTCACGGGGAAGAAGTTTTTCCTGATATATAATCTATACCTGCCTTCTGTCAGTTTGAAGGCATTCCCCCTGTCCTATaactccatgcccttgtccaaaGGCCCTCTTCAGCTGTCTTGTAGCCCCTTCATGTACTGGATTCTGCCTAAGGCTGGCATATAATGCTTGAAAGAACAACACCAAGGAAGTCATCACAACATAAACTACCTTGAAATTACCTAGAGCTGAACTGACTTGCCCTATAGGTCCCTGATATTGCTGGAGGGGGTAGCAGTTATCTTGTAGCAGGTAAGAATGGATGGTAATGacaagaaggaaaaataattttatatagcACCAGCTACTgaacacagtctgaggccacagGGCTCTATTTTCAATGAAAATGTTTCTTCCCTCCTAGAACAATGTGcaaacatttcttggatcatCTCCCTGTATGAAAATTACTGAGAGAATTAACAGTGTGGTGAAAAGGGTGAGAGCTACTATAGGTTAACACACCTGATCAGATACTCCACCAAACTCAGTCACTGTAAAAAAGGAGATTTCTCTAACCATGTAATTATATTTACTGTTCTGCACAGAAAGAGGTGCTGGGTGGTATATCTCAGAGCCAGCACCCCGAGGCACAAACTTGGGCTGTTAAGTCTTACTTAAATCACTACTTGGCTTAAGTTGTTATTGGCTCATCCTTTCTCTACCTCAAATTAAAGCCATTATGTCCCAAGAAATCATAGCCCATGCTTGGTGAGTAGTAGTCCTTTTGTAGAGGGAGATGCCTGAGCTGGGGTGGGGTTTTTACTATTATAAGGAGCAAAAGTTCATCGCTAGGGCAAGTTCTCACTACAGAAGCAGTAAAAACTGGGGATTTTTAGTTCATCATTACACATCCTGGATTAGAAGGGTGTTATCTTTCTGTGGTTTTCCCCTTCAAGAACTTATGCCATCAATTTTCTCTCTTCCATATTCCTGTGATTATTGCTTCCATTGCTTAACCACTTTGTTCTTTACCTTGTTTGGAACTTCACTCCCATTATTCATCAAGGTGGTGAGAGGAAAGCTCATGTCTTTACAACCAATTTGATGAGCGACAGTATTGGTATTAACGTCTTTGAAAAGGGTCTTTATGTCTGTAGTAACTTTAGGCAGCAGGTTTGTTGCAGAGACCAGAAAGCTTGGCTCCTGGAACACTCAAGTGGGTCTGCACAAACCTGAACTTCTGAACTTTGGGGTAAAACAGTAAGTACAAGGGGGGATAGGTTGCAGGCGGCTCGGGAAGGCTGTACCTTctgagtacctcagccaatggagaaaggaagagggcAACTGCGGCTGGGAGTTGAGGATAGAGGCTGCCCCCTCTGAAACCTCGAGAGAGAAAACCCCGGGGGCTTGTGTGGGACTCCCTCCCTTTATTAGAATAGAGGAGTCCTGCAAGTTTATCTCCTTTATGGACACAAACTTCTGGCATTTGTGGATTTTCCTGACAGTGGGAATCGGTATTGGGGCACCTGTGGGGAATcccactggaggctgaaggtCCACTTGCATTGGTCCAAGAAGTTTAGTCCATCTTTAGACAACGTACAAATATGTCTGTTCATGTTTAAGTTATGATAGTGATTGATTTGTGGCCCTGTCAAAAACCAAGATCATTTGAACAAGCACAAGCGGTAATGAGCCAGAGCAGAAATGAACTGGAGCCACAGAACATGGAAACAAACTGGAGCTGCAAATAAGCTGAAGCCAGAAAGAAGCCAGGGAAGGTGAAACCAAATTGGAGTCTAAAACATGCTGGAGGCACGAACAAACTCTATGAGCTGAACCTGAGACAAACTGGGGACAGAAGGAAATCACCTGAAGCTGAGAAGCAGGTGAAGCAGAAACTAGAGAGAGCCTTCCCCGTGCTCGAGACGCAAACTAACGGGACTCACAAAGGAGCTGCAGccgccagctccctgcagcatctctgtgaGGGCTGAGCCGGCTGGGCGCtggcagggccgtgctgagggcaggcagcagcagcatcctcctcGGTGCAGGCATCCCGGCGTCTTCCCGGGGATCCACACCTGGCGCGGCTCGCTGGGGCACGAGCGGCTCCGGGAGCGGCCAGTTCGAGTTGTTCTGCCGCATTACAGCAGAGCCAGCGCGGGGCCGAAGGGCTCGTCCTGCCGGCAGTGGCTCTGGGAAAGAGTCGGGGAGAAGAAACCAGGTGAGGCCTGGTGGCAGGAGGGGTCGCCGGGGGCCTGACCTGGGACGGGACCCGCGGGAAGGGCCCCTCAGGATCCCCGCGGCCCCGGGCggcggcgccccctggcgggcactgtgcggagcggcggcggcgcgccCCTGCCCCGCACCGGCGCCGCCTGGCGGCCGCGGCACAGCCCCGCAGTCCcggggcggcagcggcagcgcccggcccgcaGCCAGCCAGGCGCTGCTCTGGGATGGACTGCGTGAGGATGAGGCCGGCCCTCCACTCCTGGGAGTCAGCTCCGGGAGGGACACTGTTAGGAACATGAATCCACCCtgtcagaggtttatgtccaaaagggagaggccatggaaatTTCCCATTGGGTCTCGGACTGTTGGGGGACTCAGCCCCCTTTTATCCTAAGTTCCTGGCTGCATCACCCTCTTCCtcttccccattggctgaggtactcgGAAAGTACAGACTTCCCAAATCGCCTACTCTACAACCCCCTCTGGTAGGCATCCCCCTTTTGATAtataaaggaaagaagaaaaataaaggtaTTCATGATTCTATTAAGtctttgttctttttctctaGGTTCAGGAATTTCACACGGCCTTGGCTAAGCAACAGTCCGTGTTGATTAGCAACATTTTCTAGAACTATTAGTTTCTTCTGTTACTTCTCTATCTATTAAAGTTCCTAGCTCTATCTACAAGCACATTCACATGGTCTGTTTGTAAAGACACATTCATCTTATTCCTTTCAGACACCATGCCTGGTCAGGATACCGTAGCTGGAATATGACACTGTAGTTTGAATATGGACACCACAGctggattatcacctccccaaaCATGCCCTGAACACGGCAGAAAGACCCTCACACCCTCCCACTCCTTCAACCCATGAATAACCAGCCACAGCCATAAAGAATTTGTCAAAAACCAGCTTTGCCACTGAAGCCACTTAAGACAAAAAACAAGTTTTCCGTGGCTGGAAAGGTCTCATGGAAGAGTCTCATGCCTCCACGCAGACATGTCCCTCTCCATGGTCCCTCTGGCCATaggcccctccatgtccccagtgaCAGCCACATTTTCGTCCATATGCCGCACACAAGACAAGCACCTTTCCAtgctggccctggccatgtcccccctGAGCCACCTCAAGCCACATTTACCCCCATGTCCTCTCCCAGCCGTGTCCACCCCATGCCCAGGGACACACTTCCTCCCGCATTTAGATCCCAAAACTGTGCTGTGCTGCCACTTAGAGCCACAGACCCCGTGCTGCATTCCGTGGCCGTACCCACAGAGACACCCCGGGAGGGGAACAcggacaggagcagggatggcTGGGGAAGGGCTGCCACGGCTCCCTCATGAGGGGACATTGCCTCCACCTCGGCCGCGCGCCCTTTCCCCGCCCACCGGCCTTTGTCCGCCAATCAGCTCTCGCTGCCCCTGAGCCTTGGCCAATCATGACCTGCACGGCGGGACGCCCTGCCCCCCACCCACAGCGAGGTCCGCTCCTTCCGGGCCAGGGCCGCCGCTTCCGGCGCGCCGGGGCCGTGCGGCCGCCATGGTGCGGGCGTTCGTGCTGCTGGCGCCGGGCGGGGCCGCCCCCTGCCGCGTGCTGTACGCGCGCACCTTCGGGACCCCCCCCGGCGCCGGCCCCGGGGGGCCCCGGCAGCGCCTCCGCCgcaaggagcagctgctggtcGTGGCCAGGTACGCGCGGGACAGCCGCCCCCGCGGGAATCCCCTTGCTGCGCATGCTGCTGGGACTCCCGGCACCGTGTGCCCGCCGTCTCCTGAACCCTCTGGACCTGGGACACCTGCTCGCTCTCCCTGGGATCCCCACAGCCGTGATATGCCCACTTTGTTCGATGGGAGGGCTCTTGGGCATTGCTTGACCcccagggctgggacacccacCCCTTGACTGTGGGACACCTTCCGTTCCTGAGCAGAGCCTGTGGCAGCTCCCCTTTCGGGGAACAGGGCTCAGCGAGAGCCCCAGGGATCATTCATGGGATCCACACTTTTGGAGATCCTGGGCTCAGCAGGACCCCTGGGACCCTGATCCCCCACAGAGGGGTCACTGTCCCTGGACGAGGTGCGAGTCCTTAACACGAGTGtaccccttttctcttccagacaAGTGGCGTCCCAGTGCCAACTGCTTCAGGCGTCCTTGGGGCGCCCGTCCTCCCCACAGCTTCCCCAGCTACCCGATGAGCCGATGTCCCTTCAAGATGCTCCAGGGGGTGTTTTCCAGATGCCCCCCGGAGACCCATTCCCTGAGCGGGTGACAGTAGTCTGGTTATCGGTGCTGGCCCTCGCCTTCGCCTTGGTTTGTGATCCCCAGGAGAATCTGTCCTTGGCTGAGATCACCCTGCGGCGCCTGGCTCCCcgcctgctgctctccctgcgcCTGCTCGGCCCCGGCGCTGACGTCCTGCTCCGTCCTGATGCCGCCGATGGCCTCCTGGACCGTCTCCTGCCCCACGGGCAGATGCTTTTCCTCAATGAACGTTTCCTTCAGGCAATGGACCGAGAGCTGGGGCTCAAAGTGTCCCGCTGAGCCATAGATGGCATTCCTGCCTACCAGCCCCAGATATTTTGAGGGATGAGAGACAAGGGAGGGATCTGAGATGGTCACCAAGCCCCAGTGGGATGGATGAGAAACATAGTTCTGGTATAAAGAGCTATGAGCCAGCTAAGAGCAGGGTTTTAATCCTTTTATTCCCCAACACCATCATGGGAGAGCTAATAGCCATCCCCATAAATCCACCTGGAGCTGGGACAGTGCCAAGTTCCTGCACTGCGTTCCTGCACCACTCCAAATGCACATGACAGCGAGTGGAGGCTGCACGTGGCTATGAAGGGACGCTAAAAGAGGAACCTTGTATTGTGGTTATCTCAGCTGGGCACTGTGGGGCATGCAAGGTTTCCTTGGCAGGGGAAACATGGTTCTGAGATGGGACCTTGCCAGGATACATGGGGCGAGCAGGGGTGTGCACCCCGCCATGGGGCATTGGGGTCTCTGTGTGGGGCATTAAATGAACAGGCAGTGGGGCAGGATGTAGCCttgtgcctggcacagcagggtgcTTGTCCCTAGATGGTGCTGCCTGGGGCCAGGGGACCTGTGTGACACCCTGGGAGGTGGCAGGAGCTGGCACCCACCTACCCCGCTCTGCAGGGTGCAGTGGGGAGCAGGGTCCTACCCTAGCAGTTTCTGGGTGCTGGGAAATCCAGGGAGCCAGGAGCTGGTGTGCACAGCTCTTACATCACTGTGCTGGGAACAGGCTGGGCACTGCCATGCTGTGCAGAGGGGCTGTCACAGGGCCAGGCCCCAAAGTGCTTTCCCTTGTAACTGCACCGGTAAAGCTGGAGCACCTGAGGAGgggtgctgggcactgagctTCAGCCATGGTGGGTCTCTGGCTGTGCTGGCGGATCTCTGTGTGCTGGAGGTGGGGGGACATTGCAGCCCACTGTGGCATCCACCCTTAAGGGGAAGGGAGCAGTGTCTTCACCTCCCCATGTGATAGCAGCTGTCACATACTGCGCCCACAACTGGCTTGAATACAACCAAGAGCCAAAGAGACTCTTGTCCTGGAGAGTTTCAATGGTGTTAGCAATTAATTGTTGATGAGATACTGGAATCTGAATGTATGGGCCATTATTGTGTCTGCACTGATAGGATTCCCATTGCTGGATTTCAGTATCACCTGGTTTATGGCCAAAATTCTCTTGCAAATCAGCCACCTGAATTGGATCAAGTGCAATAgttatttgtgtttggttttCCTTTCCACCCTCAGGTCTAGTAGATTCAGGGGGAATTGAAGGAGATCAGGAATCATCTTTTCCCGATTCTCTGTCATGGGGATCGCCCTGTGTTTCCATCCCATGTAAGTCTGCCAGACTTTTCCTGGAACTTTGATGTCATGGTCACCATATATGGCACCATTTTGGCAGCAGTTTGCTGACCCTGTCCACCATCTGTATTTCAATTTTAAGTAAAGGTCGTAATGTTGTTTCCTTATCATCAGATGAAAATGTTACATGTGTTTTTTTGTCAGAGTAACAGACCCATTTACTGTCTTCCAACTCCCTCATTGGATACAGAAGGTCAGAATTGTGAGACTGTATTTCTGCAAATGGTCCAGATGCTCTATcctgcactggtgcctcctttCCCAGAGACCCCACTGACCTGGCCTGGGCCAGGCACCACTTGGCTTCTGCTTCTCCTTGATCTCCTCCTGGAGCTAGAGCAGCACCTGCTCCATCATGGTGGGTTCCTGTACTGCACAACCTGCTGGATCAGATCATCCAGGATGGAGCAGATCAGCCTATGCAGCCCTTTCCTACAAGAGACATCAAAGGAGCACTCAGGAGGGCAGAAAGGAGGATTCCCCTGCTTGCAGCACCCTCAGCCAGGTCCATAGCTGTGCTCCGTAGCTGAGCCAGCTCTCCTGAACCTTTACAGCTTGGGTGTGGCAGAAGGGTGGAGctgccagggctcctgggcaCCAGAGCACGTGGAATCCTGAGAGGTGTGGGGGCCCTGGGTGGCAGAGCTGTCTCTGCACCTCCACAACCCCATGGCACTCATTAAAGGGAAAGTGCAGACAGGTGGGAGGAGAGGTGATGCTGGGCTCCATTCCTGACCCCTCATGGCTTGGGTTTAGTGCCTGGCCAGCATCCACGTTACCAAAGCATCCTATCAGGGATCAGGGCATGCTCCCGTGGCACT includes these proteins:
- the AP5S1 gene encoding AP-5 complex subunit sigma-1 — protein: MVRAFVLLAPGGAAPCRVLYARTFGTPPGAGPGGPRQRLRRKEQLLVVARQVASQCQLLQASLGRPSSPQLPQLPDEPMSLQDAPGGVFQMPPGDPFPERVTVVWLSVLALAFALVCDPQENLSLAEITLRRLAPRLLLSLRLLGPGADVLLRPDAADGLLDRLLPHGQMLFLNERFLQAMDRELGLKVSR